In the Symmachiella macrocystis genome, CCACCGGTAAACCGGCCGGGTCGGTCATCGCCACATAGGCGGGCAGTTCCTGCGACGGTGTACCCAATCCGTAAGTCAACCAACTTCCCAGCGCCGGTCGGCCTCTTTGAATACGGCCGTTGTTTAATGCATAAATCGATTGGACATGATTGTTCACACCGGTACGTGTCGAACGAACGAGCGTGATGTCGTCAACAACATTCGCCAGATGCGGCAACAACTCAGAGAGTTCCATGCCACATTCGCCGTGTGCCTGAAATTTCCAAGGGGAGTGCAAGACCTTGGAACTGGCCTGGGCAGCGTTGTCGTATTTCACGGTGCCGGGAAACTTCTTGCCGTCCCATTTGGCCATTTCCGGCTTGGGATCGAACATATCGATGTGACTGGGGCCCCCCTGCATGAACAACGAGATCATCGCCGTGGCGCGGGGGGGATGATGCGGCTGCTTGGGGGTCAGATCAAAATTCCGTGGCCCGACGTCGGGTTTGATCGCCTCGGCGCGAACGTCTTCTTCGTGGAGCAGATGCGCCAACGCCAACGAGCCAATACCCATTGCATTGGCAGCCAGAAAGTGGCGACGGGTGGATTGTGGTCTGGTTGGATCAATCATGATATGCGGCGATACTATCCGTAGGTAGGTTATTCAAAAAACTTGCCGACGAGAACTTGGAAATCTCCCAACACGTCGGGAATGGCCAGCTGATCATCGGCGTTTAACGTATCGAACGGTTTGTCGGCATAATAAAGGTCAGCGCGTTGCGGTTCGTCGTCTAGAACACAGACCACTTGAACGCCCGCTTCCAGATATTCGGCGACTTTCGCAAGCACCGCCGTACGTCGTTCGCTGGGCGAAAGCACTTCGAAGACCAAATCAGGCGGAACTGGTAAATACCCAGGCGGCAACGGCCCGCGCGGAACTTTTTGATAGCTGTAAAATGCAACATCGGCACCGCGAACCGTATCGGGATTCCGC is a window encoding:
- a CDS encoding Uma2 family endonuclease; the encoded protein is MATTTTYMTADEYLHLPDSGQPTELVRGDVLTMNPPASRHGQICSQVVYVLRQFLEHDDLGHVLSNDSGVITERNPDTVRGADVAFYSYQKVPRGPLPPGYLPVPPDLVFEVLSPSERRTAVLAKVAEYLEAGVQVVCVLDDEPQRADLYYADKPFDTLNADDQLAIPDVLGDFQVLVGKFFE